The following proteins come from a genomic window of Anticarsia gemmatalis isolate Benzon Research Colony breed Stoneville strain chromosome 25, ilAntGemm2 primary, whole genome shotgun sequence:
- the LOC142983891 gene encoding uncharacterized protein LOC142983891: protein MKCLVIVTLAIVAAVHAKPYGLGLGGLGAGLGGGLGLGGLGGGLGGGLGLGGGFGSGGGYGHNGFAGGQNGFTNAGYGGAGMSAGHNIGHQDSEYDATVHHSQSSGHDIGGVSQMGGGGHQASGFGGYGAGQSDYGNGWNNGYMG from the exons ATGAAGTGCTTG GTCATTGTCACCCTCGCTATCGTAGCAGCCGTTCATGCCAAGCCTTACGGCTTAGGCCTCGGTGGACTGGGCGCCGGCTTAGGTGGAGGCCTCGGCTTGGGTGGTCTCGGAGGCGGTCTCGGCGGCGGCTTAGGCCTCGGCGGTGGCTTCGGATCTGGTGGCGGTTATGGCCATAACGGCTTCGCTGGAGGCCAGAACGGCTTCACTAACGCAGGGTACGGCGGCGCTGGTATGAGCGCTGGCCATAATATTGGACACCAAGACAGCGAGTACGACGCG ACTGTCCACCACAGCCAGTCATCTGGCCACGACATCGGTGGCGTCTCCCAAATGGGAGGTGGTGGCCATCAAGCCTCAGGCTTCGGTGGGTACGGCGCCGGCCAGAGCGACTACGGCAACGGCTGGAACAACGGCTACATGGGCTAA